CCATCACCGCCGCCATGAGCGCGATGGAGAGCGCCGCGCCGAGCGGCCAGTTGCGGCCGGAGCCGAATTGCAGCTCGATCAAATTGCCGAGCATCATGTTCTTGCCGCCCCCCAGAACGCGCGGGATCACATAGGCGCCAAGCGAGGGAATGAAGACCAGGATCGAGCCGGCGATGATACCGGGCTTGACCAGCGGTATGATGATGCGGCGGAGCACGGCGAAGCGGCCGGCATAGAGATCATAGCCCGCCTCGACCAGCCGGAAGTCCAGCTTCTCCATGCTGGCATAGAGCGGCAGCACCATGAGCGGAAGGTAGACATACACCATGCCGAACAGGATGGCCCAGTCGGTGTACATGATCTGCAGGGGCTGATCGATGACGTGCAGCCAGATCAGCAGCGTGTTGAGGATGCCCTCGTTGCGGATCACCTGCTGCATGGCGAAGGTGCGGATCAGCAGGTTGGTCCAGAACGGGATGGTCACGAGGAACACCCACATCTCCCGCGTATGCCGCGGCCGCGTCGCGATGAAATAGGCCGTCGGGAAACCGAGAGCGAGGGTCGCCAGCGTGGTGATCATCGACAGGCGCACCGAGCGCCAGATGATCGAGAGATGGGCGTCGGCGATGGCGACGGTGTCGTCGAACATGTCCCGCTGGAGAAAGACGGAGAACCATCCGTCGAGCGAGAACTGGCCGAATTTCACATCGCCATAATCGCCCTTCGCCATGAAGGAATAGGCGAGCATGACGAAGAGCGGGCCGATGGCGGCAACGAAGATTATGGCGAGGGCCGGCAGCGAGAGCAGCCAGCGGCTGCGCACCCGTTCCCGTTCGGCCCTTTCGGCGGCTTCCGCAGCACTGGCCATGGTCAGTCCCTCAGCACCTGGGCCGCATCCGCGGCGATGTCGATGCCAATGCGGTCGCCCACCACGAAGCCGCAGGACTGGCTGCGCGAGTTTTGCTGGCGCACCATGAA
Above is a window of Ancylobacter sp. WKF20 DNA encoding:
- a CDS encoding ABC transporter permease yields the protein MASAAEAAERAERERVRSRWLLSLPALAIIFVAAIGPLFVMLAYSFMAKGDYGDVKFGQFSLDGWFSVFLQRDMFDDTVAIADAHLSIIWRSVRLSMITTLATLALGFPTAYFIATRPRHTREMWVFLVTIPFWTNLLIRTFAMQQVIRNEGILNTLLIWLHVIDQPLQIMYTDWAILFGMVYVYLPLMVLPLYASMEKLDFRLVEAGYDLYAGRFAVLRRIIIPLVKPGIIAGSILVFIPSLGAYVIPRVLGGGKNMMLGNLIELQFGSGRNWPLGAALSIALMAAVMVALLFYVRNAARTGAQHG